In Sphingomonas crocodyli, a genomic segment contains:
- a CDS encoding nucleotidyltransferase family protein has translation MRNAPPLVRALTDPATTDGFAPDDWTALLSIARAERLIGSLAVRLAGRGLPAPVMEALEAARVQTAFDHVQARWEVELTRRLLAPLGIRPILLKGSAFVVGNLTAGEGRAVGDLDILLPADQLNTAEAALLVSGYEWAKDDPYTQSYYRRWMHELPPLIHADRGTMIDVHHTILPLTARPTPVAAALVADAVDIGSGLAMLSPADMIVHAACHLIADGDLAGGLRNLWDIDRLVRDFSAQADFWPKLAERSALHQMREPLARALRLTHRLYETPIDRRLAGPDRASDALFVRRLLSRDVWGRQTNAGTRLAFYIRSHWMRMPPLMLARHLWIKARGVPASE, from the coding sequence ATGAGGAACGCCCCCCCCCTTGTGCGCGCACTCACCGATCCCGCAACCACGGACGGGTTCGCGCCCGACGATTGGACCGCGCTCCTCTCGATCGCGCGGGCGGAGCGGCTGATCGGCAGTCTCGCGGTGCGGCTGGCCGGTCGCGGCCTTCCGGCGCCGGTGATGGAGGCGCTGGAGGCTGCGCGCGTGCAGACCGCCTTCGATCATGTTCAGGCGCGATGGGAAGTCGAACTGACCCGCCGCCTGCTCGCGCCGCTCGGCATCCGACCGATCCTGTTGAAGGGCAGCGCCTTCGTCGTCGGCAATCTCACCGCCGGGGAAGGCCGCGCGGTGGGCGATCTCGATATCCTGCTGCCCGCCGATCAGTTGAATACGGCCGAGGCCGCCCTGCTCGTCAGCGGTTACGAATGGGCGAAGGACGATCCCTACACCCAATCCTATTATCGCCGCTGGATGCACGAACTGCCGCCGCTGATCCACGCCGATCGCGGGACGATGATCGACGTTCATCACACGATCCTGCCACTCACCGCGCGGCCGACTCCAGTCGCAGCGGCTTTGGTGGCCGATGCCGTCGATATCGGATCGGGCCTCGCGATGCTGTCGCCCGCCGACATGATCGTCCACGCCGCCTGCCACCTGATCGCGGATGGCGACCTTGCCGGCGGCCTGCGCAATCTCTGGGATATCGATCGGCTGGTGCGGGATTTTTCGGCGCAGGCCGATTTCTGGCCAAAGCTCGCCGAACGATCGGCCTTGCACCAGATGCGCGAGCCGCTGGCGCGTGCGCTCCGCCTAACGCATCGGCTCTACGAAACCCCAATCGATCGCCGCCTTGCCGGGCCGGATCGCGCGAGCGACGCCCTGTTCGTCCGCCGCCTGCTCTCTCGCGACGTCTGGGGTCGCCAGACCAATGCCGGAACCCGCCTCGCTTTCTACATAAGGTCGCACTGGATGCGGATGCCGCCGCTGATGCTGGCGCGGCACCTCTGGATCAAGGCGCGAGGCGTTCCAGCGTCGGAATAA
- a CDS encoding HprK-related kinase A: protein MHRFDVRVGPIGYRVGSAWAGPLNSLRRLYSGYPAPDDGIATLTARIEPERPWRKYIHPQVAIRGDHELPDALPMALRHALLAAEMAMNLQIALGERRHLLLHAGAVERNGRVIILTGESGSGKSTLSALLGEHGWRLMSDEFVLIEPETGLARAFPRAISLKNAAIGELERVVSDASRFGPLLRATPKGDLRHLRPARDAIARMDDRASPALILFPTFGYASQAEGIGQAELFALLTQGSTNYAALGERGFAAMTHLATTVPGVRFAYPDSASGMAIVEQFAAELGI from the coding sequence ATGCACCGGTTCGACGTGCGGGTGGGGCCGATCGGATATCGGGTGGGATCGGCCTGGGCCGGCCCCCTGAACTCGCTTCGCCGTCTTTATAGCGGATATCCGGCGCCAGATGACGGCATCGCCACCCTCACCGCGCGGATCGAGCCGGAGCGGCCGTGGCGCAAATATATCCATCCTCAGGTCGCGATACGGGGCGACCATGAATTGCCCGATGCGCTGCCGATGGCGCTACGCCACGCGCTGCTCGCCGCCGAAATGGCGATGAACCTTCAGATCGCGCTCGGCGAGCGCCGCCATCTGCTGCTCCATGCTGGCGCGGTCGAGCGCAATGGGCGTGTCATCATCCTCACCGGCGAATCCGGATCGGGGAAGTCGACACTGTCGGCGTTGCTGGGCGAACATGGCTGGCGGTTGATGAGCGACGAGTTCGTTCTGATCGAGCCTGAGACGGGCCTCGCCCGCGCCTTCCCGCGCGCTATCAGCCTGAAAAACGCGGCGATCGGCGAGTTGGAGCGCGTCGTATCGGACGCGAGCCGCTTCGGGCCGCTGCTCCGCGCGACGCCCAAGGGCGATCTGCGCCACCTGCGCCCCGCCCGCGATGCGATCGCGCGGATGGACGATCGCGCGAGCCCTGCGCTGATCCTGTTCCCGACCTTCGGCTATGCATCGCAGGCCGAAGGGATCGGGCAGGCCGAACTGTTCGCGCTGCTCACGCAGGGTTCGACCAATTATGCGGCGCTGGGCGAGCGCGGTTTCGCCGCGATGACCCACCTGGCCACCACCGTGCCGGGCGTCCGCTTCGCCTATCCCGACAGCGCGAGCGGCATGGCGATCGTCGAACAATTCGCGGCGGAACTCGGGATATGA
- a CDS encoding HPr-rel-A system PqqD family peptide chaperone, protein MAPLPHFRAEPYAVHPVIATADDMTLLFHRASGETHLLAAPMPDMLELLGEAPDTAAGLTARLCDRLGIAVDEEAGTVVSHRLAELEAAGLVWRD, encoded by the coding sequence ATGGCCCCGCTGCCTCATTTTCGTGCCGAACCTTATGCCGTGCATCCGGTGATCGCGACCGCCGATGATATGACGCTGCTATTCCATCGCGCCTCGGGCGAGACGCATCTGCTCGCGGCACCGATGCCCGATATGCTGGAACTGCTCGGCGAGGCGCCCGACACCGCCGCCGGCCTCACCGCCCGCCTGTGCGATCGGCTGGGCATCGCCGTCGATGAGGAAGCCGGCACGGTCGTTTCGCACAGGCTCGCCGAACTGGAAGCCGCCGGTCTGGTCTGGCGCGACTGA
- a CDS encoding ATP-binding protein, with the protein MGERRTLAVAAIFTATALVAWLLDAPIGSAVGAGLAAGTLLWLATIPDHEPVRPVIVEPSVPEPEPEQPILRGAELIEAVDDPMMIIEGQRIAFANAAAQTIFGSERLKGDFRLALRHPAAADMLASPLSDPPSSPIELVGIGAPDKRWLMSVHKLPNGVRLVRLRDRTDSWAAERMRVDFVANASHELRTPLATLLGFIETLSDASAGADEAIRQRFLGIMLAEAKRMQQLVDDLMSLSRIEADRFSTPQTPIALPPVVEEVVNVIRSGQREEGGRISIDIGDVADVRADRVQIAQLLHNLIGNAIKYGRPGTPIRVTLQPLGGKVRLQVADQGEGIAAEHLPRLTERFYRVDAGRSRAVGGTGLGLAIVKHIVERHRATFGIVSKLGEGTVVTVTFPPAEPTSV; encoded by the coding sequence TTGGGCGAAAGGCGCACGCTGGCGGTCGCGGCTATCTTTACGGCTACGGCGCTCGTCGCCTGGCTGCTCGATGCGCCGATCGGATCGGCGGTCGGGGCGGGGCTTGCGGCGGGCACATTGCTATGGCTGGCGACGATTCCCGACCACGAACCTGTACGTCCTGTCATCGTCGAACCGAGCGTGCCCGAGCCGGAGCCCGAACAGCCGATCCTGCGTGGCGCCGAACTGATCGAGGCGGTCGATGATCCGATGATGATCATCGAGGGGCAGCGCATCGCCTTTGCCAATGCCGCCGCCCAGACGATCTTCGGCTCCGAACGGCTCAAGGGCGACTTCCGCCTCGCGCTGCGCCACCCGGCCGCCGCCGACATGCTCGCCTCGCCGCTCAGCGATCCGCCGTCGAGCCCGATCGAGCTGGTCGGCATCGGCGCGCCCGACAAACGCTGGCTGATGTCGGTGCACAAGCTGCCCAATGGCGTCCGCCTGGTTCGCCTGCGCGATCGCACCGACAGCTGGGCGGCCGAGCGGATGCGGGTGGATTTCGTCGCCAATGCCAGCCACGAACTGCGCACCCCGCTCGCGACCCTGCTGGGCTTCATCGAGACGTTGAGCGACGCAAGCGCGGGCGCGGATGAGGCGATCCGGCAGCGTTTCCTGGGCATCATGCTGGCCGAGGCCAAGCGGATGCAGCAGCTTGTCGACGATCTGATGTCGCTGTCGCGGATCGAGGCCGATCGATTCTCGACCCCGCAGACGCCGATCGCATTGCCGCCGGTGGTGGAGGAGGTCGTCAACGTCATCCGATCCGGGCAGCGCGAGGAAGGCGGCCGGATCAGCATCGATATCGGCGACGTCGCCGATGTTCGTGCCGATCGCGTTCAGATCGCGCAGCTGCTCCACAATCTGATCGGCAATGCGATCAAATATGGGCGGCCCGGCACGCCGATTCGCGTCACGCTTCAGCCGCTCGGCGGCAAGGTGCGCCTGCAGGTCGCCGATCAGGGGGAGGGGATTGCGGCGGAGCATCTGCCGCGCCTCACCGAACGCTTCTATCGGGTCGATGCGGGGCGCAGCCGCGCGGTGGGGGGCACCGGCCTTGGCCTCGCCATCGTCAAGCATATCGTCGAACGCCATCGCGCGACCTTCGGCATCGTCAGCAAGCTGGGCGAGGGCACCGTGGTGACTGTAACATTTCCCCCCGCGGAGCCGACTTCGGTGTAA
- a CDS encoding substrate-binding domain-containing protein codes for MLASALLLAGCGQDASRQQIRIVGSSTVYPFSTAVAERFARKNPKFKAPIVESTGTGAGMKLFCSGVGAAYPDVEDASRRIKKSEMEGCVKAGVRDVIELQIGIDGIMLAESNAGSAIALTPAQVYKALAAEPYGKKQTAHTWKDVDASLPDIAIQVYGPPPTSGTRDAFAELILDAGCKADPATKALGKTDPDKFKAICTKIREDGAYVEAGENDNLIVQKLSANPDAIGIFGYSFLGENADRVRGIPLNGVHPTYETIADYSYPGARPLFIYVKAAHLRAVPGLAEFVAEYASAWTKEGYLSRRGLIAAPADVQAKNVAVAKALTPLDPKTLTE; via the coding sequence ATGCTGGCGTCGGCCCTGCTTCTCGCCGGGTGCGGGCAGGATGCCTCGCGACAGCAGATCCGAATCGTCGGTTCCTCGACCGTCTATCCCTTCTCGACCGCGGTGGCCGAACGCTTCGCCCGCAAGAACCCGAAGTTCAAGGCGCCGATCGTCGAATCGACGGGCACCGGCGCGGGCATGAAGCTGTTCTGCTCGGGCGTGGGCGCGGCCTATCCTGACGTCGAGGACGCATCGCGCCGGATCAAGAAGTCCGAGATGGAAGGCTGCGTCAAAGCGGGCGTCCGCGACGTGATCGAGCTTCAGATCGGCATCGACGGGATCATGCTCGCGGAAAGCAATGCCGGTTCCGCGATCGCGCTGACCCCGGCGCAGGTGTACAAGGCGCTGGCGGCCGAGCCTTATGGCAAGAAGCAGACGGCGCACACCTGGAAGGATGTCGACGCCTCGCTGCCCGACATCGCGATCCAGGTTTACGGCCCGCCGCCGACCAGCGGCACGCGCGACGCCTTCGCCGAGCTGATCCTCGACGCAGGGTGCAAAGCCGATCCGGCGACCAAGGCGCTGGGCAAGACCGACCCCGACAAGTTCAAGGCGATCTGCACGAAGATCCGTGAGGATGGCGCCTATGTCGAAGCGGGCGAGAACGACAATCTGATCGTCCAGAAGCTGAGCGCCAATCCCGATGCGATCGGCATCTTCGGCTACAGCTTCCTCGGTGAGAATGCCGATCGCGTTCGCGGCATCCCGCTCAACGGCGTGCATCCGACCTACGAGACGATCGCCGATTACAGCTATCCCGGTGCCCGCCCGCTGTTCATCTACGTCAAGGCCGCGCATCTGCGCGCCGTGCCGGGCCTTGCCGAGTTCGTCGCCGAATATGCTTCGGCGTGGACCAAGGAAGGCTATTTGTCGCGCCGCGGCCTGATCGCCGCGCCGGCCGATGTGCAGGCGAAGAACGTCGCCGTCGCCAAGGCGCTGACGCCCCTCGATCCGAAGACGTTGACCGAATGA
- the pstC gene encoding phosphate ABC transporter permease subunit PstC, with translation MTFSAALVTIIALGVVAWALARGKAAAFAGGPRPHSRPGHHGWYVALWAGVPALIFLIAWSVSMPGLVSSETLSAPAAAQLPADPMERSAVMAEVRGLASGEMAAGFHPASEQLAPVYRSATTRYGWIGFGIAALLGLAGGAYAWFRLTPSFRARTAVERVVMIALIAASLIAIVTTIGIVFSLLFESLRFFAKVSPIEFLFGTTWSPQTAIRADQVGSSGAFGAVPLFWGTIFIGAIIAMIVAIPLGLMSAIYLTQYAPATARKWLKPILEMLAGVPTVVYGYFAALTVAPALRSFAVTVGIPGASSESALAAGLVMGIMIIPFVSSMADDSIAAVPQSMRDGSLAMGATTSETIRKVLVPAALPGVVGGVLLAVSRAIGETMIVVMAAGLAANLTANPFASVTTVTTQIVQLLTGDQEFDSAKTLAAFALGLVLFLVTLLLNIVALGVVKKYREAYD, from the coding sequence ATGACCTTTTCCGCAGCCCTCGTCACCATCATCGCGCTGGGCGTCGTCGCCTGGGCTCTGGCGCGCGGCAAGGCCGCGGCCTTTGCCGGCGGCCCGCGTCCGCACAGCCGACCCGGCCATCATGGCTGGTATGTCGCGCTGTGGGCGGGCGTGCCTGCGCTGATCTTCCTGATCGCCTGGTCGGTCTCGATGCCCGGTCTGGTGTCCAGCGAGACCCTGTCCGCGCCGGCGGCCGCGCAGCTTCCGGCAGATCCGATGGAGCGGTCTGCGGTGATGGCCGAGGTGCGCGGGCTTGCGAGCGGCGAGATGGCGGCGGGCTTCCACCCGGCGTCGGAACAGCTTGCCCCGGTCTATCGTTCGGCGACGACGCGCTATGGCTGGATCGGCTTCGGTATCGCCGCCCTGCTGGGATTGGCCGGCGGCGCTTATGCCTGGTTCCGCCTGACCCCCAGCTTCCGCGCGCGTACCGCCGTCGAGCGCGTGGTGATGATCGCGCTGATCGCCGCGTCGCTGATCGCGATCGTGACGACGATCGGCATCGTCTTCTCGCTGCTGTTCGAATCGCTGCGCTTCTTCGCGAAGGTTTCGCCGATCGAGTTCCTGTTCGGCACGACCTGGAGCCCGCAGACCGCGATCCGCGCCGATCAGGTCGGTTCGTCGGGCGCGTTCGGCGCGGTGCCGCTTTTCTGGGGCACGATCTTCATCGGTGCGATCATCGCGATGATCGTCGCGATCCCGCTGGGGCTTATGAGCGCGATCTACCTGACCCAATATGCGCCGGCGACCGCGCGTAAGTGGCTCAAGCCGATCCTCGAAATGCTCGCGGGCGTGCCGACCGTCGTTTACGGCTATTTCGCCGCGCTGACAGTGGCGCCGGCGCTGCGCAGCTTCGCCGTGACCGTCGGTATCCCCGGCGCATCGTCCGAAAGCGCGCTCGCGGCCGGCCTCGTCATGGGCATCATGATCATTCCGTTCGTCTCCTCGATGGCCGACGATTCGATCGCGGCGGTGCCGCAGTCGATGCGCGACGGGAGTCTCGCGATGGGTGCCACGACATCGGAGACGATCCGCAAGGTTCTGGTGCCCGCCGCACTGCCCGGCGTGGTCGGCGGCGTCCTGCTCGCGGTCAGCCGCGCGATCGGCGAGACGATGATCGTGGTGATGGCCGCCGGCCTTGCCGCCAACCTTACCGCCAATCCCTTTGCCAGCGTGACGACGGTGACGACCCAGATCGTCCAGCTGCTGACCGGCGATCAGGAGTTCGACAGCGCCAAGACGCTCGCCGCCTTCGCGCTCGGCCTCGTCCTCTTCCTCGTCACCCTGCTGCTCAACATCGTCGCGCTCGGCGTGGTGAAGAAATATCGTGAGGCTTATGACTGA
- the pstA gene encoding phosphate ABC transporter permease PstA translates to MTDPVATPPAPAEAPERRPTDWKGNVMQRRIARRYAAERRFHAMGLGAVLLSVGFLAFLLVTMIGNGASGFRRTEVLVPVDFAHASIRLDPASFRGPGRDAALAAADFEGVLFESAQQKFGGGSFKLLSEGAWLAVRNKVADNPDILKGQAAIWVPASSAIDRAAKSGAADADLDRVRKVTEVRTSFDLSFLTGADSTDPTMVGVWGAFKGSLLTMLVTLALAFPVGVLSALYLEEYAPRNRWTDLIEVSINNLAAVPSIIFGLLGLAVFLNTMNLPRSAPIVGGLTLALMTMPVIVIAGRNAIKAVPPSIRDAALGIGASRVQVVFHHVLPLALPGILTGTIIGMARALGETAPLLMIGMRAFVSAPPGGLTDPATVLPVQIFLWSDEVSKGFVEKTSAAIIVLLVFLMAMNGLAIYLRNRFERRW, encoded by the coding sequence ATGACTGATCCGGTCGCCACTCCGCCTGCGCCGGCCGAAGCACCAGAGCGCCGCCCGACCGACTGGAAGGGCAATGTGATGCAGCGTCGCATCGCGCGTCGCTATGCCGCCGAACGCCGCTTCCACGCGATGGGGCTGGGCGCGGTGCTGCTGTCGGTCGGCTTCCTCGCCTTCCTGCTGGTCACGATGATCGGCAATGGCGCGAGCGGCTTCCGCCGCACCGAAGTCCTCGTGCCTGTCGATTTCGCGCACGCCTCGATCCGCCTCGATCCGGCCAGCTTCCGTGGGCCGGGCCGCGATGCTGCTCTGGCCGCTGCCGATTTCGAAGGTGTGCTGTTCGAATCCGCCCAGCAGAAATTCGGTGGCGGGTCGTTCAAGCTGCTGTCCGAAGGCGCATGGCTGGCGGTGCGCAACAAGGTGGCCGACAATCCCGACATCCTGAAGGGGCAGGCCGCCATCTGGGTGCCCGCGTCGAGCGCGATCGATCGTGCGGCCAAGAGCGGTGCGGCCGACGCCGATCTCGATCGCGTCCGCAAGGTCACTGAGGTTCGCACCAGCTTCGACCTGAGCTTCCTGACCGGCGCGGATTCGACCGATCCGACGATGGTGGGCGTGTGGGGCGCGTTCAAGGGATCGCTGCTGACGATGCTCGTCACGCTGGCGCTCGCCTTCCCGGTGGGCGTGCTCTCCGCGCTTTACCTGGAGGAATATGCCCCGCGTAACCGCTGGACCGACCTGATCGAGGTGTCGATCAACAATTTGGCGGCGGTGCCGTCGATCATTTTCGGCCTGTTGGGGCTCGCGGTATTCCTGAACACGATGAACCTGCCGCGTTCGGCGCCGATCGTCGGCGGCCTGACGCTGGCGCTGATGACGATGCCCGTGATCGTCATCGCCGGGCGCAATGCGATCAAGGCGGTGCCGCCGTCGATCCGCGACGCTGCGCTGGGCATCGGGGCGAGCCGGGTGCAGGTGGTGTTCCACCACGTCCTGCCGCTCGCTTTGCCCGGCATCCTGACCGGCACGATCATCGGCATGGCCCGCGCACTGGGCGAAACCGCGCCGCTGCTGATGATCGGCATGCGCGCCTTCGTCTCGGCACCTCCGGGTGGCCTCACCGATCCCGCGACCGTGCTGCCGGTGCAGATCTTCTTGTGGTCCGACGAGGTCAGCAAGGGCTTCGTCGAGAAGACGTCGGCCGCGATCATCGTGCTGCTCGTCTTCCTGATGGCGATGAACGGTCTCGCCATCTATCTTCGTAATCGCTTCGAAAGGCGCTGGTGA
- the pstB gene encoding phosphate ABC transporter ATP-binding protein PstB: MVARDVNVYYGPKQAIKGVSIEIPTDEVTAFIGPSGCGKSTFLRTLNRMNDTVSGARVEGDIRLDGEDIYDASMDVVQLRARVGMVFQKPNPFPKSIFENVAYGPRIHGLAASRGEMEQIVEQSLKRAGLWDEVKDRLNDSGTALSGGQQQRLCIARAIAVDPEVILMDEPCSALDPIATAKIEELIHELRGRYAIAIVTHNMQQAARVSQRTAFFHLGHLVEYGDTSEMFTNPREQRTKDYITGRYG; the protein is encoded by the coding sequence ATGGTCGCGCGCGACGTGAACGTCTATTACGGCCCCAAGCAGGCGATCAAAGGCGTCTCGATCGAGATCCCGACCGATGAGGTTACCGCCTTCATCGGCCCGTCGGGCTGCGGCAAATCGACCTTCCTGCGCACGCTCAACCGTATGAACGACACCGTGTCGGGCGCCCGCGTCGAAGGCGATATCCGCCTGGACGGCGAGGACATCTACGACGCGTCGATGGACGTCGTGCAACTGCGTGCGCGCGTCGGCATGGTGTTCCAGAAGCCGAACCCGTTCCCGAAGTCGATCTTCGAGAATGTCGCCTACGGCCCGCGCATCCACGGCCTCGCCGCTTCGCGCGGGGAGATGGAGCAGATCGTCGAACAGTCGCTCAAGCGCGCCGGCCTGTGGGATGAGGTCAAGGATCGCCTGAACGACAGCGGCACCGCGCTTTCGGGTGGTCAGCAGCAGCGTCTGTGCATCGCCCGCGCCATCGCGGTCGATCCCGAAGTGATCCTGATGGACGAGCCCTGTTCGGCGCTCGATCCGATCGCGACCGCCAAGATCGAGGAACTGATCCACGAACTGCGCGGCCGTTATGCCATCGCGATCGTGACCCACAACATGCAGCAGGCCGCGCGCGTTTCGCAGCGCACCGCCTTTTTCCACCTCGGCCATCTCGTCGAATATGGCGACACGTCCGAGATGTTCACCAATCCGCGCGAACAGCGCACCAAGGATTACATTACCGGCCGTTACGGCTGA
- the phoU gene encoding phosphate signaling complex protein PhoU, producing MATTTGHTVKAFDEDLSELRGLVSEMGGRAEAAITDALAALQHRDLDGAARVVEGDRKIDELEAEIERRVVRLIALRAPMADDLRDVLAALKIAAVVERMGDYAKNIAKRVPVLQDARGMEPMSVLPSMGRVVAGMVRDVLDAFVTRDAEAAIAVIERDREVDDFYNSLFRTLLTYMMENSHNITASTHLMFIAKNLERIGDHATNVAEMVYFAATGKTMAERTKGEDPLAGDAQ from the coding sequence ATGGCGACGACTACGGGACATACCGTCAAGGCGTTCGACGAGGATCTGAGCGAGCTGCGTGGCCTCGTCTCCGAAATGGGCGGGCGCGCCGAAGCCGCGATCACCGATGCGCTGGCCGCGCTCCAGCATCGCGATCTCGATGGCGCGGCCCGCGTCGTCGAGGGCGACCGCAAGATCGACGAACTGGAGGCCGAGATCGAACGCCGCGTCGTCCGCCTGATCGCGCTGCGCGCGCCGATGGCCGACGATCTGCGCGATGTTCTCGCCGCGCTCAAGATCGCCGCCGTCGTCGAGCGTATGGGCGATTATGCCAAGAATATCGCCAAGCGCGTACCCGTCCTGCAGGACGCGCGCGGGATGGAGCCGATGTCGGTGCTGCCGTCGATGGGCCGCGTCGTCGCCGGGATGGTGCGCGACGTGCTGGACGCCTTCGTCACGCGCGACGCCGAGGCCGCGATTGCGGTGATCGAGCGCGATCGTGAGGTCGACGATTTCTACAACAGCCTGTTCCGAACGCTCCTGACCTACATGATGGAGAATTCGCACAATATCACCGCGTCGACCCATCTGATGTTCATCGCGAAGAATCTCGAGCGGATCGGCGATCACGCCACCAACGTCGCCGAGATGGTCTATTTCGCGGCGACCGGGAAGACGATGGCGGAGCGGACCAAAGGCGAAGATCCGTTGGCGGGAGACGCGCAATGA
- the phoB gene encoding phosphate regulon transcriptional regulator PhoB, with the protein MSRGHVLLVEDDAALAELVRWHLERENFEVEHTVDGEEALLLARESPPDLVLLDWMVEGLSGIEVCRRLRRVADTANVPIIMLTARGEEEDRVRGLETGADDYVTKPFSPRELVARVGAVLRRVRPALAGEQLAYADIEMDTAAHKVRRAGSPVALGPTEFRLLKHFLEHPGRVFSRERLLDSVWGRDSDIEPRTVDVHIRRLRKAINIGDAADIIRTVRSAGYALDSEGAA; encoded by the coding sequence ATGAGCAGGGGGCATGTTCTGCTGGTCGAGGACGATGCGGCGCTCGCCGAACTCGTCCGCTGGCATCTCGAGCGTGAGAATTTCGAGGTCGAGCATACGGTGGATGGCGAAGAGGCGCTGCTTCTCGCCCGCGAAAGCCCGCCGGATCTCGTCCTGCTCGACTGGATGGTCGAGGGGCTTTCGGGGATCGAGGTGTGCCGCCGTCTGCGTCGCGTCGCCGACACCGCGAACGTGCCGATCATCATGCTGACGGCGCGCGGCGAGGAAGAGGATCGCGTGCGCGGTCTGGAAACCGGCGCCGACGATTATGTGACCAAGCCTTTCTCTCCCCGCGAGTTGGTGGCGCGCGTCGGCGCGGTGCTGCGCCGCGTGCGGCCGGCGCTGGCGGGCGAACAGCTCGCCTATGCCGACATCGAGATGGACACGGCCGCGCATAAGGTTCGCCGTGCGGGTTCGCCCGTCGCACTGGGGCCGACCGAGTTCCGGCTGCTCAAGCATTTCCTGGAGCATCCGGGCCGCGTCTTTTCGCGCGAACGGCTGTTGGACTCGGTCTGGGGCCGTGACAGCGACATCGAGCCGCGCACCGTGGACGTCCACATTCGCCGTCTGCGCAAGGCGATCAACATCGGGGATGCGGCGGACATCATCCGCACCGTCCGTTCTGCCGGCTACGCGCTGGATTCGGAAGGCGCGGCCTAG
- a CDS encoding SMP-30/gluconolactonase/LRE family protein, which produces MLRIDGLSTFIDNLDRPEGIAVDRAGRVIFTDHHAAVTIREPDGTLSRRGDAIAPCGVALDGKGNAIVANMGLLSGKPGVLQRVALSNGADEKLAESFDGRALLASNSPCVAADGTIYCSHSSWGNAKAIGKTIADGFVYMVSPGGKARIVATGIRGANGTCIDPAQLYLYVAVTPEARIIRYRRLPDGRLGPRENFGPQLGEAVPDQTIDAIRALPPQDRRRLGYCDGIAFDADGNLWVTLPFANRLVAITPAGELIDVMHDGEGSIFDMPTNIAWGGKDRRDLFIVARARNMIVRGRTNVRGAV; this is translated from the coding sequence GTGCTCCGTATCGACGGGCTTTCGACCTTCATCGATAATCTCGATCGCCCCGAAGGGATTGCGGTCGATCGTGCCGGCCGGGTGATCTTCACCGATCATCATGCGGCCGTGACGATCCGCGAACCCGATGGCACGCTGTCGCGTCGGGGCGATGCGATCGCGCCGTGCGGTGTCGCGTTGGATGGCAAAGGCAATGCGATCGTCGCCAATATGGGGCTGCTGTCCGGTAAGCCCGGTGTCCTGCAGCGTGTCGCCCTCTCGAACGGAGCGGATGAGAAGCTCGCCGAAAGCTTTGACGGACGCGCGCTGTTGGCTTCGAACAGCCCGTGCGTGGCGGCGGACGGGACGATCTATTGCAGCCATTCGTCGTGGGGCAATGCGAAGGCGATCGGCAAGACGATCGCCGATGGCTTCGTCTATATGGTCTCGCCCGGTGGCAAGGCGCGGATTGTGGCGACCGGCATTCGCGGCGCCAACGGCACCTGCATCGATCCCGCGCAGCTTTACCTTTATGTCGCGGTGACGCCGGAGGCGCGGATCATCCGTTACCGGCGATTGCCGGACGGCAGGCTGGGGCCGCGTGAGAATTTCGGGCCGCAGCTTGGTGAGGCGGTTCCCGATCAGACGATCGACGCGATCCGGGCGCTCCCGCCGCAGGATCGTCGGCGCCTCGGCTATTGCGACGGCATAGCCTTCGATGCGGACGGCAATCTCTGGGTCACTCTGCCCTTCGCCAACCGCCTGGTCGCGATCACGCCGGCAGGGGAACTGATCGACGTGATGCATGACGGGGAAGGATCGATCTTCGACATGCCCACGAACATTGCGTGGGGTGGCAAGGACCGTCGCGACCTGTTCATCGTCGCTCGCGCGCGCAACATGATTGTCCGTGGGCGGACCAATGTGCGCGGTGCGGTTTAG